From Ictalurus punctatus breed USDA103 chromosome 2, Coco_2.0, whole genome shotgun sequence:
AACATTTTAGCCTAAAAAGGGGATTTTGCAGGAACATTTTACTTGCCTAGTTGGCTAGGTAATGAATCCATATCAATTTGTTGAACATTATCACTAGTCTCTGTCCCTATTTCTGACAGAATTCAGCAAAACtagcacacagagagaaaacaatatattcattttcagtCAAACAGAGCAAGTGGCATTAtattgcattacattacattacataaatGATCTTCAGGTTTGGGCAACCAAAAAAATGACACTGGAGCGTCCCTGTATTTAAACATCCATAGTTTTGACCATTACAAGTACTCCCTGTTCATATTTCTGGGAGAATTCATGAAATACTAGAATCACAGAACAAAAAGGCATGCTCTTATATCTTGTTCAATTGGTAAAAATCCTTAAAATGCAACAAAATGAtcttaaaatagaaaaatacaAGTGCACGTAGCTTCAGGCGTTTTCTCTGTGCTGAAGTTACTCAAACAGCTGGCCAAGTCCTGCATTTGTGCAGTCCTAGgctctatttttttccccccaaccaTATTTAGACAAGCGCAGCTCAACATTCAGATGTTCTTATCGACAAGCAGCAGAAAGCGATATCGCTATATCATCGAGACACTGCGAGCTGGAATCCTAATGGTGCCACAGCCACCTTGGGAGCCAAGAGAATAAAACTGGGTGTGAGGGACAGCATAATCTCTCTCCCATGTggaacaaaacaacacaaacacaaatcttGGGTGGCAAATAGCACTTTCTTCTGAGTGTGCTCCACTGCCCTGTGTATGATCGGCATGATCAGCAGTTCAAAAAGGTGCAGAGGTTGGCTTCATGTGAGGAAACGTGTGATAGTGTCACCTTCCACGGTTGCCGTTGGTCATGTGATGGGGGAAaaagctggctggtgggtgggaatcgCTTATCCGAGATCAAACTGGGGAGAAAATCGGGGAAACGAACACAAAACAATGTCGCTACAAGACAACGTCATAGTTTTAATGAAGGGTCTTATGATTTATACATCGCACTCTGTCAAATAGTGGTCTCGATATGAAAACGATCAGTCGTTGAGCCCGGTTAACCTTCGAAACATGACAACAAAACAGCCTGACAGTTGAAAATAATGAATCGCATTTAAGAAGAGGGTTTTTGATTGACAGATGTTATTTGGCTTAATGGAGATGAGGAACGCAGAGTGAAACAAGTTTGATTTCAATGCAATTTGACACACTGATGTTGGTTGTTCGAGTGCTCATCAAGGCTCAGTCACATCCTTAAATAAACCctatcacacatacacatgttcaCTCGACATAACACTACCTTTTGCCACCACATGCAAGCTGCCATATGATTCCTGAAAACACATTTGTAGTCTAAGTATCTAAAACTTGAGAGAAGATGTCCTGAGTGCAGCTAATGATACACTCGACTGTCCTGGGAAAGCCAAGCTAAGCGTAGTTTAGTGTTTTGCCTAATGTAACACAACAGACCTGACTCGTTAGCTAATCGCTAAGCTCGTTAGATATGAATTCAGGTGTGTTAGAACTGGAAAAACACACGTACGGATTCCCAGGTCTGTCCATTTCTCCTAGACTTCTGGTGCTCATCTACTCCATGTGAGCACGCTTTCACACAGATATCTAGCCTACTGTATGTCTcgccatacacatacacatcctTTCTCCAGCATTATCTCACAGTGATTTCACACACCTCTCTTCCCATGATGCTATTTTTGTTGTTCTCCCAGGCCCACACACTTCCGCACACGCTTTACTGCTCAAGGTTATACTTTATGAGCTTTTGATTGTTGGAAATAATTATTCCTTTTCATAAAAAGGACTATTTCTAGGTCCATTAGTTGTCATCAAGTATAAAGGATGCATAGACTCAAGTACACACTTAAAGATATGCACGCGCATGAATGAACACATTTCAAACTTTTCTGTCTTATCCATCTTTTTTAGCCATGTCAGAGGCATTAAAGCccataaacattattattttattttttttgaatcATTATTGAAGTGTTGTACTGCTCTACTGCACTCATTTATCTtccactctctgtctctctctctctctctctctctctcttaatctcttAGCAATGCACAACACAATCcaataacaaatgaaaaatgttgTTTTGGTCCCCTGTCACAGAAGATAGGTGTAAGCACACTGTCCATCTTTCAGGAGATGAAATTATCAGGACTCCctaaacttaaaaataaaagtgtctAAAGCATTATTAGAAGAAATATCCAAGAAAGTGTGTAgttccatcttctataccacttatcctacagggttgcggtgaacctggagcctatcccagggggcattgggcacaaggcaggggacatcctggacagggtgccaatccatcacagggtacaatcacatacacattcacacacccattcatacactacggacactttggacatgccgatcagcctaccatgcatgtctttggactggggaggaaaccggagtacccggaggaaacccggagaacaagcaaactccacacacacagggcagtggcgggaattgaacccccgaccctgtaggcgtgaggcgaacgtgctaacctcagtgtttttttttcacaatccAGTAGTGTTATTACACCAGATGATATTCATTCTtggtattttcttttaaaaaatcacaacgACATCATATTCACAACCTGAAGACTGGTGAGTCTTGTGAATCGGTGAAAGCCTCATGCATAGTTCAGACCCAGGTCCCTTACCTGGTATAAATTACAGCATGCACGCTAAGAAGTTTTTTAAGAAAAACTTTCTTAAAAGATGCTTAAAACTAGTCAGATGAGAAAAGTCTCAAGGGAAGAGCACAGAGAGATGTTGCAGAGGCCTTGCCTTGACACAActgcccatatatatatatatatatatttagattcTGTATATTTAGACTCGACCACAAGTTTTATGCTAGACGCCCCTCCTGACACAGCCCTCCCCATTCTCTGGGCTTGAGATCAGCAGTGAGAGAGCACTGACTCGTGCAACCCTGTGGTAGCTGGGGTCAGTCCTCTGACGGGGGATCGAACCCAGACCATCCACCAGGGTACGAAAATGTGCTAACGATATTACTCTTCATTGACAAGCTAAAAGCTCATTTCCAAAACAACCCATTTGAAAGATTTCACAGCGACGGTGGTGAACACTTATGTGATAACATAATTAGACTGACTTTTCCCACCACTTCAACATTATAAAAgctatgttatttatttatttttattttcggTTAATGAACTGCAGTGTGAGGGGGACACGGACGCTTAGcagttagcacatttgcctcacagctccagggtcggTGATTCACGTCCCACTTCCGCCCTAAGTGCGCAGAGCTGACATGCCCTCCCTCCTTGTGCTTCGGGGGCTTCGTCCAGGTTACACCGGGTTCCTCCCCtcatccaaagacatgcactgtaggctgatagGTATCTAtaaattgtcagtagtgtgtaaatgggtgtgtgaaatTTTGCCCTGCGAAGTGTTGGCACACCATCAAgggtgccccgagtcccctgggataggctccaggctcccttgGACCCTAAATAGGATaggcagtacagaaaatggatggatggatggatggatggatggaattgcAGTGTGTTCATCTGTTTTGTAGGTCATGTTTAATCCATTTGTGCATTCAGAATGTACTATCAAtagaaacataaataaatgagcacaTTTAATAGGAGGGAAGATGTGCTACTGGTCTGTTATTGGCCCACTTGACCTTGGACTAAGTGTGTTAACTgaaatgagtttgacacccctgttATACCTTCATCAAGTCCTTACGAGAACTCAAGCTTTCTGGCTTTACCATCGCAGCACTGGCAACACTTAAAATTAAACTACACTTTACTCAGAGAGGACTCCATTGCTATGACTCACTGCCTGACCCACTACATTCAGGATCCAAACACAGTCCTTACTAACTATAACCAAAGTCAGGACACTTTCACACTTGGGATCAGCATGCTGGTTCAACATGCTGCTCATGTATTAAGtgtttggaatttaaaaaataaattctaaagATTTTGTATATCAGTACTAAGAGAATTATAATCAAAAGGCATGTCAATTATTACTTTGGGTTATTCCGTGTGATTTAAAATTCATTCAAACGATgtcaatataaatgtaaaatttatagacatttattttaaaataagatacatatttatttatgtgcatATTTTAtcgtgattaaaaaaacaaagcctCGGTGCTTGAACTATTGTCTAAATTAGTCTAAAATAACTCCTTGAATGTAGTTTGTAAGCTTCCTCATGGTCATTgattcattgttgttgtttttgggtttttttttttttttttacagtgttctTGCTACTGCAAGAACAAATAAGCATAAAGTTATTATGGTTATTCGTTTTGCTATGTGTGGACAGCCTCATAGGAGAGATAccatctccaaattattttaacCATCTGATGGTTTCCAAGGAAGGGGGACAGACATCATGATAATGGCGGATGATAGTTTGCTATATTTTACAAGTGAAAAGAATAAAGGAAAACAGCCCAGATCTCTCTGTCACAGAAGAAAAGCCCATCTGGAGTTCCTAGAACTGTTCAAAATAGTGAGGTAGAGTTTATTTACACCTCTTTCCTCGCCTCTTAAAGGGAACCCCGAATATGAAGACTTGTAGGGCTTAACACGCAATAACTGCCCTCTAATACTAAAATACGTTGTTAGAAACacagaatttttaaaattatttttaaaatccttaacgttttatacatattttaacctaCGGAGTCGATGACGTCAAATGGTTGGGCTTGAGCATGCTGAACCACACTCCAGCACAGTAGGTGGCGCCATTAAACAAAAAGAATTCGCTACTAGCACCCACAGCAGGAAATGAATGCCACACTGTGCTGCTTTGGGCTTTCCTAGCGAAAAGAAGAGGAGAAATGATTGGGAAAATGCTTGTGGAGGAAGACAACAACCTAAACATCCACGGCCGTCAAAGAGAGGAGATGCTAGAAGCGCTCCTGCGGTTTCTGAACCTGTAGGTGAACCAACGGTCATGGCCCTGCTCATGGAGGAGCCCGACAATCCACCAGTTCAGTCAGTTCAGCAATCCGTAAGTGTACAGTGTTCTCCAACTAAGATGCGGCTAGTCAGatggatttatatatatatcggaTGCAGCTGTGCTATCTGATAATGTCTTCTATGTTAGCCTCCTCGTTCGCTCGGGTTCAAGTTGAACAGGCTGAACGGAAGACGTGTTTATATCGCTGTAGGTTAAGAGAATGGAGAATCAAACCATTGCACACGTACGGATTGTCAGGCTCCTCCATGAGCAGGGCCATGACCGTTGGTTCACCTACAGATTCAGAAACAGCAGGAGCAGGTTGTTTAGATCCTAGCAGGAGCGCTTCTAGCATCTCCTCTCTTTGACACTTCGTAAAGCGGTTCTCACTCGATATCCGAGGACGTTTAGACTCCTCGTGAGAGAAAGCATTGGCACAGCATTTTAGTCTTCGCTTATAACCAGCAGCATTTCTGAGATCTTTTATTCGATTAAATGCATCAAATGCATCAAATGCACCAGGAGGTAAGTGTGGCGAGAACACGGCCATGGATCTTTAGGGATCTGTCTTCATCCACAAGCATTTCCCCACTCATTTCTCCTCTTCTTTCCTTCAGCTAGGAAAGCTGTGAAGACTTACCTTACTTCCCTTGTTGCCTTTCGACTGTAAACTACAGCTGAAAGCAGCACAGTGTGGCATTCATTTCCTGCTGTGCGGGCTATTAGCGAATTCTTTTTGTTTAATGGCGCCACCTACTGTGCTGGAGTGTGGTTCAGAGTGCTGAACGCAACCATTTGACGCCATCGACTCAGAGTGCACTGCGCATGTAACGTAATGGCGGCCTCCGTAGGTTAAAACATGTATAAAACGTTAAGGATTTTAAACACAATGAAAAAATTCTGTGTGTTTCAAACAACCTATTTTAGTAATAGAGGGCAACTATTGCATGTTAAGGCCTACAAGTCTTCATCGTCGGGGTTCCCTTTAACACTTGCTACAACTAGAAAACCAGCCTGATTTATCGGCATGGCAACAATTAAACTGACATTATGCTAATCAGTAATTAATCTTCATTCGTAACTATGACTACATTTTGAAATACGAGTTATATTGCCTCCAAAGGTAAACACACTTGATGACAGCCATTTCTTAAAAGACACCAGTTGAAAGTTTCCTCCATTGGGCAGTACTTCAtcagggtcaaaggtcaatgTAGCCTAAATGTGTTGATTTATATACATTTCCCCTCATGAATGAGGTGCCATAATAAATGATCCCTTTACTACTTTTCCACAAACAAACTTCAGCATCCTTAAGGTCTGCAAGCGCAGTGTGTGTggatgaattgtgtgtgtggaagtgggtcacagcagaacacacacacacacacacacacacacacagccagactCCCCAagggagcacagacacacacacacacacttatctctAAAGGAgaatcttcaaagtagacagcACACAGTcatttcacatctctctctccctcactacATCTGATGAGACATGACACACggagtaggaaaaaaaaaaaggtctaaaAACAGGACCGGAGAGTgcaattttgtctttttttttttttttttacaaattgaaatatttaaagtaattagtaaccatctacaaaaaacacaacacaaagttatatatatattatatatatacatagtgaGTCTATGTAATATATTTGTATCTTCTTACGAAATTAGATctgattttgtattttaaatatacagGATTCTATCGTATGTATTCCCTTTGGGCATAAGCATGGGAGAAATCTAAAACTTAACCAGACAGAAGGACTGTAAACGGAGGAGGAAGCAGAGAGCAGAGAAGCTCCAGATGAGCAGCACTCCCCACATTTACCCATTTCATCACTATGTATTCCACTCGTTCCAATTGAATGGCcaaatctttaaataaacagtgtgTCATTATGGTGGTAATTGGGACTGCTTCATCAAAGACAGCTGCCATTTTAGGATCAGCATAGTATCACGTCAGACAGGTTTGATTTTAATATGCATTTCTAAACATGTGTGCGAACCTGTCCCATTTAGAGTCCTCCTAAAGTAATTCATAGTAAGTTAGGACAAGGTTAAAGATGTTAGATAATCCATTCAAATCCATCCAAGGgttaatgaaacattttaaatgatccgCTAAGAGTCCAACACCCAACCCACCTAAAAGTGATGAGCCGCCGGCTATACATCCAACCACAGGCCTCAAGAACACTCAGTCTGGCTTTTCCTGCCTCTCCAAAgccatgaaaaatatatataaaataaaataaaaacaggagaCTCACGGTTTTGAAGTCCCGGTGGCTGCACTCCTGGCCCTCGTAGCGACAGTAAAGCATCATCTCGTGTAGGTCATGGCCGACGCGCTCAGTGAACTCGCGCATGCTAAACGGTTTGGGCCGGAAGCCACTGAAATTGGCGCGCTCTGCGAGAAAGTCAAGCACGTGGGGCTCGGCCAGCTGTGGCTCGGGCACATGCAGATGCACGTCAAGCAGTGCCAGCAATTCTCCTGCATGATACAGGTCATTACGCGTGAGCCGTGTGAAGCGGTAGGCGTTCAGGTTGCACACGGTGACAGCAGGGAACACCAGACTCGTTGCAGGCACAGCGCCCACACTAGCCACATGTGGATATGATAGGAAGTGGGCTACGCGCTCCGCACCCTCCAGTGCCAGCAGACCAAGACAGGCCAGTAGAGCTGCGCTCCAGAGTACACGTCGCAGTGCCGAGGAGCGACGGGCTGGGAAGACGTAACGCAGTCCATGTAGCGTGCTGCGCTGGGCAAACAAGTGCCAGGAGAAGGGGCCTGACAGGTTGCCTGTGCCAGCGCTTTCTGTTTCATGGCTACCCTCGCTGCCACAGCTGTCTTTCAGCTCCATCATGGGCACACCTGTGGGGAAGAGGGGGAAGAGTGCAGAGCTCCAGTCAagacacatatgcacacacaggaGAACACTGACCTTCAAGTCAAAATACACAACCCCTTgtgtttttccacattttgtagtgttacaacatGGAACTGAAGTGGATTATATCTCATGTTCAGAGTTGCCCTTGACCTCTTGGTTTCTTCTATGTCTAACCCCTCTGTACCCGGTCTCGGACCTTTGCTGGACGGCCTCCTCTAGTCGCAGTCGTGCCGTActctttccatttttaatacTGGGTTTAACTGTGCTCCACTAAATGTTCAAAGTCTGGGACATTTTTTTCATAACCAAACCTTAACtaatacttttccagaacttgTTCTGAGGAAAACAAGAGACGtgttttgatagctccttggtcttcataaTGCTGTTTGCGTAGGTAAAATTGAACTCTGACGCCCGACAGGGGTTTAATTGCACATCGGTGGACTCCATCCAAATAATTATCT
This genomic window contains:
- the LOC128629185 gene encoding acid-sensing ion channel 2, whose protein sequence is MMELKDSCGSEGSHETESAGTGNLSGPFSWHLFAQRSTLHGLRYVFPARRSSALRRVLWSAALLACLGLLALEGAERVAHFLSYPHVASVGAVPATSLVFPAVTVCNLNAYRFTRLTRNDLYHAGELLALLDVHLHVPEPQLAEPHVLDFLAERANFSGFRPKPFSMREFTERVGHDLHEMMLYCRYEGQECSHRDFKTVSLLFLFYFIYIFHGFGEAGKARLSVLEACGWMYSRRLITFRWVGCWTLSGSFKMFH